The genomic interval ttgatttagaattaattgattattttctcCCATACACCATAAGATATTTGTTCTTGTTGATTTTTGTGCTTATAGCAATGCTGTTGTCATTATTTACGTTTATGGAATCTCGTAATATTTATTTGTGTTTGACACTAGATATTATTGATGATTAGGGTTTTCTCAGAATCTGTTACAATTTGTACCACTTCTGGGTTGAAATTTCAGTGCATTTTATTCGTGTGTGAAGCTACGTCTTAACCGTCCATGCCACTCTTGTAGCCATATTTTTTACTTCATGTTTTAGTAACCTCTAATTTGtcaattctgaattttattttgtttattgttAAGCTAAGAATATGGTTGATGAGTTTATGGTAATGGCAGGATTAAGGATATGAAAATGCTTTCTTCAAATTTACAATTGAACGTTGTGGGCAGAAATCATGTTCGTTACCTTAAACAATTGGGAATCACATGGTTTTGCCAACCCAATTTTTTGACGAGTGAGAAAATGTTCAAACAAACAATGTTATCCATgagttattaattaaaacatttaaattaagaaaagaagtttgataaaaaaaataactccgTCATTGTAGAATTATTTAACGCATTCGCCCTTCATTTTCtaaatgattaaaattatttactaattaaaataactagattttaaaaagaaaaaatagagagaaaatttattttatttctcataTATATGAAATTTCTAATTTATATCTACTTATTTCTTAGaacaattcaattatttttatattttaagaaatctgtaattataatttagtaagttattttatttagaaaataaatagagacaaattaacaaatatttctatatataaaaagagaTGATATTACTCTAACATCACTATGACATTGTTAATGTTCATGTGACCCAAGTAAATCACATGTTAACAAGTAAAACCAAGGGTGATAATCACAGAGCCTGAGTTAATCAAAGATGTATTTAACAAGATCTATGATTTCCCAAAGCCTGATATGAATCCGCTAGTCAAATTGCTAGCAACTGGTCTTCTAAACTATGAGGGAGAAAAATGGAACAGACACAGAAGAATAGTTAATCCTGCAttcaatttagaaaaaaatgaaggttagatgaatttaatttttcatgCATTAACAGGTTTTACACTCTGTCAACTACTCAAAATTGGGTAATTATACGAGTTTCAATATCGTTATTGGTCAACAAAGCTTATTATTTATAACAATCAGTGATTGAAAGTTAATGTATTAACCTTACCGTATATTTACGCAGGAATCGTTGACCACCAGATATTTATGATTTGAAATAAAAGTATCAGCAAGCAACCTTTCTCAATAAGAATCTATGCATTGTATTCAATATCTATTCATTTATCAATTGCTGTGCTAGGAAGATTACATGCAACGTCTCAATTGCAATATGCAGTAGAATTTTTTTCTCTGATGACAACCAAACTATGCTTTATGTTGACCAATCAAATAATAGAAGGCTAACTGATATTGGAAAGAGAGAGGCTCATTCTGCTTATTTGCAGATTTGTACCTACTGCTACGCATAGGAGGATGAAGGAAGTTGATATAGAGAAATAAAAGGTTCACTTGCAGATGTGATTAACAACAGAGAAAGCactaagggtgtgtttggattaaggaGGGATTTGTggggatttgagggagtggatgtGGGAAGATTTgagaggatgtgtgaggatatGTGAGGTTGTTTAGATTGAAGGATGTTatagtggatttgtgaggatggtctattgaaatttgtgagtgatgtgatagttgggaaagaattatatatattttttaaaggtgtaaaatgtgaatttacaaatttacccttgtgttttaaaatatttaaataataaaatatgaggtattttttaagatttcatattcagttaaaaaataaaatgataatattcataattgtaataatttttagatggaaaataatgaatatatgtaaaaattgaaaattgttacatagaaataaattattgaaatattcataatttttaaagataaaatataaaataattttgcattaaatttaaataatagtaataattttataataattcatgaaaataataataattattgtatacattttttattatatataatgttttttattataattttattttattattatgtaatgTTTAATCATTTTAGttatattcttttaatattttttaaaattattttatttttattatataatataatgaatatattgtgtatatataataagattaaaatttattattaatagttaaaatttattattattaattaagaatGAATTCTCCTTCTACATAGAGTGATGAAAATTGATTCCACCACAATTGAAGAATCGATTCTGCCTTCACAATAACTTACATGAGAATCGATTTTGCAAATCAACAATTACACACAACAGAATCCATTCTTCCTTCCTTATAACACCTATGAGAATCGATTCTCTATTCCTTATAACAGCTATGAGAATCGATTCTCCCTTCCAGATCTGAGAATCGATTCTCCCTTCCTTATAACAACTATGAGAATTGATTCTCCCTTCCTTATAACAGCTTTGAAAATTGATTCTCCCTTCAGTGATATTTATTTCACTCACCTACAGTGCTTTTTCTatgctttcttcttcctctttctcaACCTCATAGCCTTCAACAAATCTAAGAACCTTCCACATGCACACACACTTGAAGAAATAAGGGTATTACAGTAACTTTGAATGGGTATACATGTATGCACCCTCTCATCAGTGCTAATCCTCGCATATgagggaagaaagaaaaaaaagactcATTCCCTCATCCGTCAGCACACTCTCCTACAAATCAGTTGATCCAAACGTTCGAATCATCCGCTCGCACATCCGCTCTAAAAGTCGATCAGCGGATCCAAACAATGCATAAAGGAGGATGAAACTACTGAGAATGACTTGTTATGTGTACTTTTGGAGTCTAATCACAAGGAAATTGAAGAACATGGAAACAGTAAGAATCACTCATGAGATGTCTTAATATGAGATCTCCAAGACCTAATCAAATCattaatttaaatgtaaaagGGCTCATATATTGTTGGCTTATTAGTTCCTGATGTTGTGACATGCTTTTATTCTACCATGGAAGAACATATATCCAAAATAAAAAGTCAGCTGTTAGAGTCATTCTCCAGCTTGCCATTGTTTATCATGACAACAGATGTTGCTAATGCTTTTGTATTCTTCTAATATTTTCTTTGCTCCTTCAATAACTATTCCAAAGTGCAATCTAGTTCAAGAAATCCCCATAAAAATAGGCACCAAATCAATAACTAGCATCGTTTATAATATTTGAATTGCATAATCTAACCACCACAAATTGGGATAGAAAGCACAAAATATAATGTGACCATGGAGAATAAGGTTTTGGAACAGCCAAAGCTCTTTTAATTAGACCTGGAGAACATCAATGGAATGTACATTGGTTACACATTTTTTCTTCCCTTAAAACTTTCAGGCTATTCCTAGTATTTTCACAATTTATCACAGCATGTTAAATGGCACTTAAGTCCTGGAGTACATACTTCTAAACATATACAAAgcatctaaattatttaaaatataaagtataacacaaatttaattttaaagtataaaataaaattacatcataaaatataataaaaatttctaaAAGGCAAATAAggaataaaacaatttttaaaaatcaactttaatttcataaatcttaataaaaacatataattataaaattaaattttaagtatttttttgtcATTAATATTTTCTCaccaataattttatttagaactttatttaaaaaattaaaaaaaaaatcagtaataTGTATAGTATTCTTATATATGTAATACTCTATGATACTATTATAAGATCCCGAAAAATATCACCACTTATTTTCAGCATTGAGGAATTTTAGATATTTCCATTCATTTGGGTTTGACCGTGGTGGTGATTATGGTTGTTGTTGATAGTAACAAAACGTTTGAATCTGTGGTCACAATTAAGCGTGTGGTTGATATCCATAACTCATTGGGAAGACTTTAAAGGCTTCTGTGATTGTGATTCTATATAGTATATATCTAACAAGTATGATAGAGGATATCTTGAAGAAAGACTTAATCTGTTCTTATTTGAATTTAGTCAAAAGTGAAAATCATATGTTCAAAGCACTGAATCAACAGAGAAAATGATGTTTTCTAGTATTTGGAATAAGATGCAGAATGCTTAAAGTTGCAGATAATGTAGAAAGATGCCGAATTAAAATGGTAGTTGCACCTTATGTTGATTGGTAAGAAACCAAGAGAACTGAACTAAAACTTTCTTATCTAACTCTTTCAACAACCACAAACACTGCTATCGTGCACATTCAATTCTTAATTTATCTAATTCTTTGAACAACTGTAACAATTGCTTATGCTGCATGAATTCCTCATATTTTCAATTCATAAACCCAACCAAAAccaaattttatcatttattcaTTCCAATTCCGGTAGATACTGTGCACCGTTGTTGTCACTTGTGTGCAAAGATTTGTGTTCTTCCTTGCATTTACTGTTACACGTCAAGAGACCCCCCCTCACCATTAAGCATAACTATGTGTAACGCGAAAATGGCAGTGTTTATGcaatgagaaaaaaaagtaataaaaaagtGGTGAAAGCCCAGAAGACACGTGACCGTTCATTAAAAAAACAAGAACCTATAGAAGGATCCACGTGTTAAAGTGGTTACGCTTTTCGGAGAAGAAAGAGTTGTACAAAGAAACCACCAATAATCGCAGAGTATAGAAAAAAGGAGCTGTCTTTAGCTTTAGCTATTGCGGCGGCGCACAGCTTGGCTCGCGTTGCAAGCAACAACAAGGTGCGTGGAATCTCTACAGTTCATACCCCTTTTCCATTCTTCTCTATCTTTTGTCACTGCGAAACCAAACCATTTTATTCTCACTGCTATTTAATGGCGCTAAATTTTAGAATTGTTTTGTTCTAGCTGTTgtcttttctgtttcagctttTGGGTGGCACCATGATACTCATTCGTAAGAATCAGAGGAAAGGTAGTGAGAATGTTGAGAATGTGATGATGGGTAGGGTTAGTCTGAACCCGTTATTTCGGAGTGAGTCTTTCGGGCATTACTACCCTGACGCCGAGCACAGCTACACTATGATGGAGAAGAGGCAACTGTTCTTGAGAAGCTATCAGTTTTGTCGAAAGAAGAGTCTGAAAGAGAGAGTGAAAGGATCGTTGGTTCGTGTCAAGAAGGTTCTGTGGCTAAGGCTGCGATCTGCTAAGAAACTTAGGAGGTTGGTGTTTTCAAGGATCAGAATCAAATGCGGCTTCTATTACCGCAGGAGAAGGTTTTCACGCCTTCTCAATGCCCACAACCGCAAAATCGACTCTTCCTCTTGTTTCTGGTAGTACCATTACTCATCCACCATCACAACTCAGCAGAAAAgcagaaaaaaatgttttttatttcatgattcaTCAGTTACTATGTAGTCTTTTATTGGAACAAAGAAATAGACATATATTGCACATATTGTTTGTTCTCCTTTACTTGTTGGTCTCAAAACGTATTTCTGTCTGTTTTCTTCCTTTTGTTGTTCATATCTTTTTGTTTGTTATATACATATGAAGTAACTTGAAGTGGGAATCATAGGTTCTGTTGCATGATTTGTTAACTTTGTGGCTTCATATTTTTCCATTAAACCGTGAGAACACAGCAGCAATATGTGGATACTTTTCCTTTTTCATGGGTTATCATTAGGGGCTTCTTCTTCTGTTTGATCAGGAATTCAACACTCACGGGCAACTCTGTGTTTGGCGGTTGCTACAGTTACTGTTGTGTTTATGAGTTATtgaatataacaaaaataaaatgctAAGGTAAAATCGAGGCACTGCAAAcactcaccaaaaactatgtTCCAATTATTTATGGTCCTATTTACTCACCGTCCATAATTAAAAGGTACATCAGCAAATGAAGCTTTTCGTCGTAAGCAAATAAATACACAACAACCTGATTTTATTACACAACAATTATTTACTTACTGTCCGTATATAAAGTTTAAAACTACATCAGCAACTAAAGTTTTTGGTCACAGGCAAATAAATTTTCAACAGCCTGATAAATAACATCACCAACTTCTAGGAGGAAGAAAAATCATTAGATAGACCTATTTTTAAATCTGGTGAAGCGAATTGCATAAGCAAAGAATTGTGTGCTAACTTGTAATTTGGGCAACATATtgttcattttctcttttttggaTTGATCCAAAATTATTACTAGTATTTTGTTATAAGTTTggttttattgtttaaattaatGTTGAGAAATGTCAACGCATTTGCATTGGTAACATAGATGTGAAGCAAGGAACACATGCAATTTATTTGTGGGACTGTAGTTGAATCTGTTCTTATCTGATCCACAAAGCCTCGTTAAATAGCGTGCAAACAATTGCAAATAAATACTACTGAAAACACACGTTAAGAGTATTCTTTTTATacgataaaaaattaattattaaaataaaagaatttgtAATAAAGTTACAAAAATTGTgtcaaaaattataatttttttataatattataattatatattaagagTATTTgtactttttaatatatatactaGCGTAAAATGTTACATATTTTATAACcgataaagaaaaataataataaatttaacttttataaataattaaaacttgtTTATTGTAGACTTATTCAGCGTACATATCCAGTGTTATATTGGATAACACtcgtaatataaaattatttaaattagagTTCTCAATTTTTATTGTGATTtcgatatgattttttttttcattctcattttttttacaaCTGCATGTATGCTGTGAGTGGATGTTTTAGAGAGTTTTTAGGGTTTAAATCGATGTTTATGGATATTTTGTATTGGTGTACGATTTTCTTCTAttgtatttaagtttttttttttatcaaagcacatcatttattatttaccattttgatttttttattcacattGTATTTTCTGCATTCACTTTTTTAATCCTAAATTTGTTGTATTTTttggtgtattttttttttcttactatttatcctattttgtaaaaatcattaaaaataactacatattgatttttgaaataatttttttctaacttcttttaGTGTATATTTAACATCAGAGTCCTTtggtaaaaaaaacataaaaaacttataacttttgatagaaaattaaaaaaaaatgaaaactcaTTTGACTTTAGACTTTTTAATCAGATTAGGTCTTTCTcatcaaattttttttactaaacttTAAGATcagttttatttataattctcttacaaaattttatttcaattgctCTTTAACTTAATCCTAATATTTCAATGAAaccaaaattttcaaataagtGTCATAACAACACAGCTAAAATAAGAcggtttcaaaattttcaaactaaATTTACTAAGTAGATAATTAGAGTTTGAAGTAAACTTCTCTTACTTCTATGAAATTTTAACTAGTATATATTCGGAGTAGGAATGcttaaacatatttatttttcttaatgagattgaataaaattgaatttaatacAAAAACTTAAGAAACAATTGCATTAGAATAGAGATAGGAAAAATAAAGTAGACTAGAATTGCCTCAATTAGAAGTTAATAGCCTATCTTACCAAAAATCCTACATGAGACAAAGTGAGGGACTTATtgtatttatagaaaaaaaaaagatgcaCATAATAAGACAAAATTGAAATCAAATAAAGGTATCAACAAAATTACACATCTAATGCCACTTGGATGGTCATAAGTCTCCAATGCAAAAGGAAAATGAGAACAAAATAGTTCCTGATAATATTGCatcaaaattatcaaaatggTAGGGAAAAAGAAATTCTCCATTAGTTTGCTTTTTGTTAGGCCGAAATTTGCAAACAAGTTgggctttgacccatgtgtttttatttcttctaATTGTCACACCCATgtaatttgtttaaaaatttgGTAAACTTAATTTGTAATTTCTTGTAATAATTAATCCAAAATAAGTTACTTCCAACTAATTgcgatattaatatttttatttttctaacatAAATGTAATTGATTAAAACATCAAATGACCTATACTCAAACATTGAAGATAATActctaaatatttaaatttaaaattttataaaactattaAGTTGTCTTGCTCTGAAGAAAATAAATCAACATGGTGAAAAACTATGAAATCAAATATATCAgactaataattaaaattatttatttatatattttttcagccAAAATACATGTTGAAATATTATAGAAACTGAAAGTAGATTGATAAATATAAGAATACAAAAAgtaaaagagatgaaaaaaatgaaatgcaTATTTGTAAGAATGTTATTAGTTTTAAGTTATACTTAGAACACGACACTTATTTATTTGTAAGAATGAAATGCATATATAATTTACAATAATACACCTATATCCTGTTCAATCAACTTAATCAAATTTTATTAGCTAAATTTCGTTTGCACAGCTATacttgttaatatatttaattttctattttaaattattgggctttgtttgtttgacccaactttcctttttctgtttcagctaggtcttaatctttttcttatatatacaccatgtattttactctccaatttcttttatatttatttttctctctacaattagggttcatcaaaacctctctttcttcattacgattacgtgcgattacgtacgctacattaaagcatcgcATCAGACAatgaatattcatcttcatttactgtcgtatggtatcagagccattttcgagcctatcctagcgagtatttgttaggcctatcgtgtcacccgttatcgggccgttatcggaccacccaaaatatataatcccacgcacgagttggcagtctcggcgtgaggggggtgtgttggagatcccacatcgactagagattagagtctttcattgtatataagtgggtgcaaacctcaaccctatgagccggttttatggggttgagttaggcttaaagtccactttgtaatatggtatcagagctcttcgaatgaagagttctgctgcgcttctctctgatttttatttccctctttgctgttcttggtttttttttttctgttctctttcaaaatcttgattggttttaaaaatcttttaggcaatgtttaatgaaaaccctagtcttcatagtcttaatagtagtcatactattacatgcaatttttgtggtaaatatggtcatactgaggctgtttgttttcacaaagtgggttttcctggtaatgttaaaacctcaaagttttcttttactagaaaagtctgcactttttgtaatcgtcttggccacactgttgacacctgttataaaaagcatgggttccctcctggctacaaattcaccaattggacatcccaagccaataatatgattactactgacactttttctgagctttttcctaaagaacaggatgtaaaggggattcaacttacatcacaacagtgccaattccttactaacattttgcgtcagcaaaaccttgaggatcctgcctctcacactcaaattaatcaagtcggcagCATCTCTATGGATGAAATGcccaatactgagcattcttcaacaggtaagtttctctcttcactatcttctataaaagaatcttggattattgattctggtgccactgatcatgtttgtcacaatttgaacgtatttactacttatactaaaattaaacctgtcttaattagtcttccaaatggccaaactgtttatgccacatattctggtttagtacgtttttctgatcagttttatttgtctgatgtgttatacgtgcctcattttcaattaaacttaatatctgtttctaaactcacacaccaacttaaatgcactttaactttcacttcaacccactgcattatacaagacaatctcacttaagagaggattggtacagttaaagccactGCTGGCTTGTAtcttgtcactaccttgcctgcttctagtcaatctaaaccgcattgttttgctccttttattaattgtaatatcacagacaaaacactatggcattatagactaggacacccttcacatgaaacattacatgtcttaagtaaacaatactcttttattgctgttgatactcatcatgtatgtgacacttgtagtcgtgcaaaacagagaaaacttcctttcactttaagtaatactgttacctctgctatttttgatcttgtacactttgatatttggggaccatgttccataatttctatgcaaggttttcgttatttcttgactattgttgatgattactcgcgttatacttgggttattctgttgcataacaaatctgaagtgcgtcagcacatcattaacttcactgttttcgttcaaaatcatttcaaaactaatatcaaaacgattcgtactgacaatggtgttgagtttgctatgtcaaatttttatgcttcaaagggaattatacataaaaaatcttgtgttgaaacaccacaacaaaatggcattgtagaacgtaaacatcaacacatactaaatgtaacccgggctttactttttcaagcaaatcttcctcctattttttgggaatttgctgtaaatcatgctgttttcttaataaatgctattcctactccattactgtgacaacaaatctgcccttcaaatagcttccaatcaagtttttcatgaacgaaccaagcatatcgaaattgattgccacctagttcgtgaaaaacttaactctggtctcctcaaactactacccattacttctgcaatgcaagttgctgacatattcaccaagccccttgcttccgcacaattctctactctcaaatccaagctgagcctgacaaatatctactctccagcttgaggggggtgttaatatatttaattttctattttaaattattgggctttgtttgtttgacccaactttcatttttctgtttcagctaggtcttaatctttttcttatatatacaccatgtattttactctccaATATACAGAGccattttcgagcctatcctagcgagtatttgttgggcctatcgtgtcatctgctatcgggccgttatcggaccacccaaaatatataattccacgcacgagttggcagtctcggcgtgaggggggtgtgttggagatcccacatcgactagagattagagcctttcattgtatataagtgggtgcaaacctcaaccctatgagccggttttatggggttgagttaggcttaaagtccactttgtaataataCTCTGGGGAGTGTTTTTGAATTCAAATTGTGGTGAAAaatctttttgttttatttaatttcttttacaaCAAATTTTCACTCATTTTTAtctgtttctttctttttcttatacCCACGTTTATTATCtccttttcttttatcattaCTACTATCAGGCAAAATTGATTGAACTTTGGGAATATACTTGTGAAGTGTTGAATGGTGGCACATAACAAAAGGAAATTATTAGCCACAGCTACGAGACTCAATCTGCAGAAAATGATTATTTTCTATGTCATAAATTCACTAGCAGATATAGATCCatcacacacacatatatttatatatacatgtatatatatatatatatagcacaGAAATCTATGACACAGTTTCAAGTATACAGAGAGTAGCATGTGTTACTAGCTACCGTTACCTCACACATGGGTTTGGTGGAAATGAAATGAACCATTTTCAAAGTTCAATTGGCGTGTTCACAACGAGTTAGGTGGTAATCAATTTAGGTTTATAGACTATTGCTATGATTTATGAATAACTCTCTCATGTTCCTACTAACTCTTTCAACCAACGATGCAAGACTTGTGTTCAGTTTATATTATTACAATAGTAGAATTGaaaggtaaaaaaaatgtattgttTGAATGCATCCAAGTGGAAAATGTTCTATTCACTTATATGAGTAGAAAGGCTAGTAAAAATCACATAAAAGAATTTCTATACTAACTAAAAATATTGCTTTTAATTGGTACAATGACTAggtattaaaaatatgtttaatagCTAGGTTCGCAGAATGGTGGGAAGCTACAGCTTAACCCTTCTAAACTTTtggaaaagaaataattaagaagaaaaaaggTGGTTAAGTTAGTCAAAGAACAAGATTTGAAACTTGGACTAAACTGGTAGTGCATGctagatatatttttaaaaggacAAATTAGAGTTTATTTTGGAAAAAGTTCATGAAAGAAAGGAAGAAATGATTAAATATACTTAGCAGCTAAATATCACAGCCACATACATTCCACAGTTAAGCAAATGATTAGCTTTAGCTTTATATTTTTAACGGGCACATCAATCATTGCACATGCATCAAATATTCCTCCAACCACCAACTAATTTGGATTACTAGCTGCATATATATTTAAAGGAGAACGCGGAAGAACAACTTTCAGATTCTGAAGTGGCAAAGTTTTGTAGCCATGtgttaaaaagttttaaaatgaGGTAACATTGTCTCTATCTGCTTCAACCTCATAGAAGAATAAGTGTGCTGAAGCATGAAGCCACATTCATGTATTATATAAGGTGTAGCTAGTACAAGCCACAACATCAGTTGAAGGAGCTTTAGGTTTAGGCACACACACATTCATATACACTGATACCGTTATAACATCTTTTCTGTTCACAATGCTGAAGTTGGGTTGGCAATACTTGGCTAGCAAACGCAGGAGATGTGGCTATGAAAAGGTGTCAAGTTCGGGGGAAAAGATGATGAGGGGTGGAAGACGTTGTTGGGTGAAATATGTGAATGGAAGATTACGAGGTCTTAGGTTGTCACGGTGTAGGAAGCTTTCCTTAGCAGTGGTCAGAATTGTAAGACTATACAGTGAGGTTGTGGAGAGAATGAAGATGGAAAACATGTATCCTGCAATAGTTCTCTCCACTCAATGGGGTCTTCCTGTTCTGTCTCATTCCTCACACTTGTGCAGATCAAGGAGGGCCATTCACACAAAACTCACTTTCTGTTAGCAAACTATTCTATGATGTTATTATGGCTAATGCAGTCACAGTAAAATGTATTAGAATGTGGAGAAATTTTATTTTGCGGGAAGGAAACAGAAGACGTTGATTACACCATAACTTGAAATTAGGCAACTGTAAAATCAGTTTATCTTTTCTGAGTGCTAAGAAATAAGTGGTATATGATTAATTGGGTTTTGGAAGGTACCAAACATGGAGTACCTACAATAACAGCTACCTACTGTATTCACTGACACACAGTCCTTTACAGCGATGGTCCAATTATACATTTTTGCCAACCAACATTACATAGTTGCTATTAACAACCGATCtaataggattttttttatcaaaacgCGCTTCGCTTTCACTGTTATTCGTTCGCGCTTCTGCTCACGTGTTTTGGGTTCTTCC from Phaseolus vulgaris cultivar G19833 chromosome 1, P. vulgaris v2.0, whole genome shotgun sequence carries:
- the LOC137816248 gene encoding uncharacterized protein, which encodes MILIRKNQRKGSENVENVMMGRVSLNPLFRSESFGHYYPDAEHSYTMMEKRQLFLRSYQFCRKKSLKERVKGSLVRVKKVLWLRLRSAKKLRRLVFSRIRIKCGFYYRRRRFSRLLNAHNRKIDSSSCFW